From the Solibacillus sp. FSL R5-0449 genome, one window contains:
- a CDS encoding C40 family peptidase — protein MDYLKLLRNTVLTLAAAFVIFFAPVNENEASAETAYSIDELKEVSSKYLGVRYSYGGTSAKGFDCSGYVRHVFKELGITSLNRTSSEMYTQGTKVKKADLEPGDLVFFNTSGKRISHVGIYIGSGKFIHASTSKGVIKTSINDKYYWGKKYVGAKRIANFSTAEAIVAAADDSDVDNTPEAE, from the coding sequence ATGGATTACTTGAAATTATTACGCAACACCGTACTAACTTTGGCAGCAGCCTTCGTAATTTTCTTCGCACCGGTAAATGAAAATGAAGCTTCTGCAGAAACGGCTTACTCAATTGATGAGTTAAAAGAAGTCTCTTCAAAATATTTAGGAGTTCGCTATTCATACGGCGGTACATCAGCAAAAGGCTTTGACTGCTCAGGCTATGTACGTCATGTATTTAAAGAACTAGGCATCACATCACTGAATCGCACATCTTCAGAAATGTATACACAAGGTACGAAAGTTAAGAAAGCCGACCTTGAGCCAGGCGATTTAGTATTTTTCAACACATCAGGCAAACGCATCTCTCATGTAGGGATTTACATTGGTTCAGGAAAATTCATTCATGCTTCTACAAGCAAGGGTGTTATTAAAACAAGCATTAACGACAAATATTACTGGGGGAAAAAGTACGTAGGTGCTAAACGTATCGCGAACTTCTCCACAGCAGAAGCGATTGTAGCGGCTGCAGACGATTCAGATGTAGACAATACACCAGAAGCAGAATAA
- a CDS encoding sensor histidine kinase, which translates to MLENNQIDIASLDVIFNRMLETITSSKDDVFIISEQSRRNFEEMQQELEVVRHEIKIIIDESDNLEKLLQLSRQRLVVVSKSFNNHSEEQIRAAYENTSNLQLKVSLCREREKQLRDKRDDLERRLRTLYDTIERADHIVNQVNVVINFLTTDLKNVGAALEQAKIKQDFGIRIIAAQEEERKRLSREIHDGPAQMMANVLMRSNLIDRTFREKGFDAALKEIHDLKISVRNALSEVRRIIYDLRPMALDDLGIDPTLKKYLSTIMEYNPGVEIQFLSYNNERRIPSDYEVAVFRLVQESVNNALKHGKPNLIIVKLEWLCDEINVVVKDNGVGFDAESVREGSFGIMGMRERIELLKGSLKISSSIGKGTTILMKIPLPTKDEEIR; encoded by the coding sequence GTGCTAGAAAACAATCAAATAGACATCGCCTCGCTTGATGTAATATTTAATCGAATGTTGGAAACTATTACAAGTTCAAAAGATGATGTATTTATTATAAGCGAACAAAGCCGCAGAAACTTCGAAGAGATGCAACAAGAGCTGGAAGTTGTGCGTCATGAAATTAAGATTATAATAGATGAAAGTGATAACTTGGAAAAGTTGCTTCAATTATCTAGACAGCGATTAGTCGTTGTAAGTAAGAGTTTCAATAATCATTCAGAAGAGCAAATACGTGCTGCTTATGAAAATACAAGTAATTTACAATTAAAGGTCTCTCTTTGCCGGGAGCGTGAAAAGCAGCTAAGAGATAAGCGTGATGATTTGGAAAGACGCCTGCGCACACTTTATGATACGATTGAAAGAGCGGATCATATCGTGAATCAAGTGAATGTTGTTATTAACTTTTTGACGACTGACCTGAAGAATGTCGGGGCAGCACTTGAACAGGCAAAAATCAAACAGGATTTTGGTATACGTATTATCGCAGCCCAGGAAGAAGAACGAAAGCGTTTATCGCGCGAAATTCATGATGGGCCTGCACAGATGATGGCGAATGTACTGATGCGTTCGAATTTAATTGACCGCACTTTCCGAGAAAAAGGATTCGACGCCGCTTTAAAAGAAATACATGATTTGAAAATAAGCGTACGCAACGCCTTATCCGAAGTACGCCGCATTATTTATGATTTACGTCCAATGGCACTTGATGACCTAGGTATTGATCCAACATTGAAAAAGTATTTATCTACGATTATGGAGTACAATCCGGGTGTTGAGATTCAGTTCCTTTCATATAATAACGAGCGCAGAATCCCTTCAGATTATGAGGTGGCTGTTTTCCGTTTAGTGCAGGAAAGTGTAAACAATGCATTGAAACACGGAAAACCAAACCTGATTATTGTTAAACTAGAGTGGTTATGTGACGAAATTAATGTTGTAGTAAAAGATAATGGGGTTGGATTTGATGCAGAAAGCGTTCGTGAAGGATCTTTCGGTATTATGGGAATGAGAGAAAGAATTGAACTGCTGAAAGGTTCTTTGAAGATTAGCAGCAGCATCGGTAAGGGTACAACGATTTTAATGAAAATACCATTGCCGACAAAAGATGAAGAGATTAGATAG
- a CDS encoding MraY family glycosyltransferase → MIYVSLIVAFIAAIILTPLVKRLAFRLGAVDAPNYRKVHARIMPRLGGLAIFGAFMIGILLLKFVTNFESDYLYAILIAATIIVATGIVDDMREISAKAKLLGQVIAACIVVFVGGIQIDNINLPFGGELEFGWLGIPFTIIWIVGITNAINLIDGLDGLAAGVSTIALMTLAVMAMIMGNGIVIAMAAILAAATIGFLFFNFHPAKIFMGDTGALFLGFMISVLALLGFKNVAVISFVIPVIMLGVPISDTFFAIVRRLRSGKKWSDPDKSHLHHRLLDLGFSHRQTVTIIYAMAAMFGLAAVIFSMAKVWGAILLIAVILVAIELFVEIIGLAGKNYKPLLNLVRIFNK, encoded by the coding sequence ATGATTTACGTGTCTTTAATCGTAGCTTTTATTGCTGCTATTATACTAACTCCGCTTGTGAAGCGATTGGCTTTTCGCCTTGGAGCTGTAGATGCCCCGAACTATCGTAAAGTGCATGCTCGCATTATGCCACGATTAGGCGGTTTAGCAATTTTTGGTGCGTTTATGATCGGGATATTACTTTTAAAATTTGTCACGAACTTCGAAAGTGACTACTTATACGCGATTTTAATTGCCGCGACAATTATCGTAGCAACAGGTATCGTTGATGATATGCGTGAAATTTCCGCTAAAGCAAAATTGCTTGGCCAAGTGATCGCTGCCTGTATTGTTGTATTTGTCGGCGGTATTCAAATTGATAATATTAACTTACCGTTTGGTGGGGAACTGGAATTCGGCTGGTTAGGAATTCCGTTCACAATTATTTGGATTGTCGGTATTACTAATGCAATTAACTTAATCGACGGTCTTGATGGACTAGCTGCAGGTGTATCAACAATTGCTCTAATGACATTAGCCGTAATGGCAATGATCATGGGGAATGGTATTGTGATCGCAATGGCTGCCATTTTGGCTGCTGCAACAATCGGTTTCCTGTTTTTCAACTTCCACCCCGCGAAAATTTTCATGGGGGACACAGGTGCACTGTTTTTAGGATTTATGATTTCAGTGCTCGCACTACTAGGATTTAAAAACGTAGCGGTTATTTCGTTCGTTATCCCGGTTATTATGTTAGGAGTTCCGATTTCTGATACGTTCTTCGCAATCGTTCGTCGTTTGCGCAGCGGTAAAAAGTGGTCGGATCCGGATAAATCGCATTTACACCACCGTTTATTGGATTTAGGATTCTCGCATCGTCAAACTGTGACGATTATTTATGCAATGGCTGCAATGTTCGGTCTCGCTGCTGTCATCTTCTCGATGGCAAAAGTTTGGGGCGCAATTTTACTCATTGCGGTAATATTAGTTGCGATTGAGCTGTTTGTAGAAATTATCGGCCTTGCCGGTAAAAACTATAAACCGTTACTCAACCTCGTAAGAATATTTAATAAGTGA
- a CDS encoding accessory Sec system S-layer assembly protein yields MGLFDLFKKGDKVGKDSAVDSSSVVKTSDETSKKGADRDVITKLSFHPEWDVPQEQKYVFNFLANDLAPLKPNQLSLAAINIEPSLANGSWNVKAFFRSSLSEAIELGEIELLILDKDDNRIASHYFDFKELGVIPAESARPWIFTFPASSITADEVPEEGWKISFNLLSLRGHQLDLDETWKKQLPEDQQEKLAEIVKGLPKLGKTEVNFTGLQAKMNNDGSLHASIFIRNGHDKAINLEQLPLEIMDARNVVVAKGSFKLDPVLSVQPNTTKPWTFIFPKELVTVKGIDLSRWTARVPQ; encoded by the coding sequence ATGGGTTTATTTGATTTATTTAAAAAAGGTGACAAAGTAGGTAAAGACAGTGCTGTAGATTCATCATCTGTTGTAAAAACATCTGATGAAACTTCTAAAAAAGGTGCTGACCGTGATGTCATAACAAAATTGTCATTCCATCCTGAATGGGATGTTCCACAAGAGCAAAAGTATGTATTTAACTTCCTGGCAAATGATTTGGCACCATTAAAGCCAAATCAATTATCATTGGCTGCAATTAATATTGAGCCATCACTTGCAAACGGATCATGGAATGTAAAAGCATTTTTCCGTTCTTCATTATCCGAGGCTATTGAATTAGGCGAAATCGAGTTATTAATTTTAGATAAAGACGATAACCGTATCGCTTCACATTACTTTGATTTCAAAGAACTTGGTGTCATTCCAGCAGAAAGTGCACGCCCTTGGATATTCACCTTCCCTGCATCTTCAATTACAGCAGACGAAGTACCTGAAGAAGGCTGGAAAATTTCATTCAATTTGCTTTCATTACGCGGTCACCAATTAGATTTGGATGAAACATGGAAAAAGCAATTACCAGAAGATCAACAAGAAAAATTGGCAGAAATCGTAAAAGGCTTACCGAAATTAGGAAAAACAGAAGTAAACTTTACAGGGTTGCAGGCTAAGATGAATAATGATGGCAGCTTACACGCATCTATTTTTATCCGTAACGGTCATGATAAAGCCATTAACCTGGAACAGTTACCTCTTGAAATTATGGATGCACGCAATGTCGTAGTTGCTAAAGGTTCGTTTAAATTAGATCCTGTCTTATCAGTACAACCTAATACGACAAAACCTTGGACATTCATCTTCCCTAAAGAATTAGTAACAGTTAAAGGTATTGACCTTTCTCGTTGGACAGCTCGCGTTCCACAATAG
- a CDS encoding LCP family protein, producing MKTRQNKKKGSSKFRLFLKVTTLLTLSLVICATAYGVYLTKQAEHAANSAYEVIEDRKIPEQREVKVEPAQDNVSILILGVDDSEKRGQGADNSRTDALLLATLNNKTKSVKLVSIPRDSYVYIPHIGYNDKINHAHARGGTLASIETVEELFDIPIDYYMRVNFNAFIDIVDALGGIEAEVPYVMNEKDEFDRNTVRLQPGLQTLDGRQALALARTRKQDNDIERGKRQQEIIKAIATKAASFTSISKYDDILSAVGNNMKTDMTFTEMKSFFSYLTNGMPRIDTLTLEGYDDMSTGVYYYKLDQEALEETSHILKSHLGLTPESTNISGTSSQSNSAYTTRTDTDTQ from the coding sequence ATGAAAACAAGGCAAAATAAAAAGAAAGGCTCTTCGAAATTCAGATTGTTTCTTAAAGTTACGACGCTTTTGACTCTTTCGCTCGTAATTTGTGCAACAGCGTACGGTGTCTATTTGACGAAGCAAGCCGAACATGCTGCAAACAGTGCATATGAAGTAATCGAAGACCGTAAAATTCCGGAACAACGTGAAGTAAAAGTAGAACCGGCCCAAGACAATGTTTCGATTTTAATTTTAGGTGTCGATGATAGTGAAAAGCGCGGTCAAGGTGCAGATAATTCCCGCACAGATGCCCTCCTGCTTGCCACTTTAAACAATAAAACTAAATCAGTTAAACTAGTGAGTATCCCACGTGATTCATATGTTTACATCCCTCATATCGGATATAACGATAAAATCAACCATGCGCACGCTCGTGGTGGCACACTAGCTTCAATTGAAACTGTAGAAGAATTATTTGATATTCCGATTGATTACTACATGCGTGTAAACTTTAATGCCTTCATCGATATTGTCGATGCATTAGGCGGAATTGAAGCAGAAGTACCATATGTAATGAATGAAAAAGATGAATTCGACCGTAATACAGTAAGACTGCAACCTGGTCTCCAAACGTTGGATGGTCGTCAAGCATTGGCACTTGCACGTACACGTAAACAGGACAATGACATTGAACGCGGTAAACGCCAACAGGAAATCATTAAGGCGATTGCAACAAAAGCAGCATCATTTACATCCATTTCAAAATACGATGATATTTTATCAGCTGTCGGAAACAATATGAAGACAGATATGACATTTACAGAGATGAAATCTTTCTTCAGCTATTTAACAAACGGCATGCCCCGTATTGATACATTGACATTGGAAGGCTATGACGATATGTCGACAGGCGTTTATTATTACAAGTTGGATCAAGAAGCACTTGAAGAAACGAGCCATATTTTAAAAAGTCATTTAGGACTTACTCCTGAATCAACAAACATTTCAGGCACAAGCTCACAATCAAATTCAGCTTATACAACAAGAACGGATACAGATACACAATAA
- a CDS encoding NlpC/P60 family protein encodes MNKKWKVVLTGLTFSLALFVAPDAEASTYTVKHGDTLTKIAKAHNTTINQLKQWNNLSQDRIFIAQKLVVTPAKSAVNAVSKSPAVTKAAAATTAPKTTAVSVVEEKVESPQNTVSHTVIKGDNLTKIAKKYSISVASIKQLNNLKSDAIKVGQKLTISQQATKDLAVEAPSAKTVEAEINFSQTADEAIEKQLKKEVALPGKVSQQTERLYGQAIQAANAVLGTPYKYGGTTIEGFDCSGFVNYIFNSVGVQMDRKSSLMYFEQDTTKVTQPVPGDLVFFKNTFIPTISHMGIYLGNNEFIHAGSKGITISNVQEKYWAERFVAYKRLNNLK; translated from the coding sequence TTGAATAAGAAATGGAAGGTAGTGTTGACAGGTTTAACGTTTTCACTAGCCTTATTCGTCGCACCAGATGCCGAAGCGTCCACTTATACGGTGAAACATGGCGATACGTTAACAAAAATTGCGAAAGCGCACAATACGACGATCAATCAGCTTAAACAATGGAACAACCTATCTCAGGATCGAATTTTTATCGCACAAAAACTGGTTGTTACGCCAGCAAAAAGTGCAGTAAATGCAGTGAGCAAATCACCGGCAGTAACCAAAGCGGCTGCTGCAACAACTGCACCAAAAACGACGGCAGTTTCTGTTGTAGAGGAAAAAGTTGAAAGTCCGCAAAATACAGTATCTCATACGGTTATAAAAGGGGATAATTTAACAAAGATCGCTAAAAAGTACAGTATCTCGGTAGCAAGCATTAAACAGTTGAACAATTTAAAATCTGATGCGATTAAAGTTGGTCAAAAGCTGACAATCAGCCAGCAGGCAACTAAAGACTTGGCTGTTGAAGCTCCTTCTGCCAAAACAGTAGAGGCAGAAATTAATTTCAGTCAAACAGCAGACGAAGCGATTGAAAAACAGTTAAAGAAGGAAGTTGCACTGCCGGGGAAGGTTTCCCAACAAACAGAGCGCCTATACGGACAAGCTATTCAAGCGGCTAACGCTGTATTAGGTACACCTTATAAATATGGCGGAACAACAATAGAAGGATTTGACTGCAGCGGCTTTGTAAACTACATATTTAATTCAGTCGGAGTCCAGATGGATCGTAAAAGCAGCCTTATGTATTTCGAACAAGATACGACAAAAGTGACGCAACCTGTACCGGGTGATTTAGTATTTTTCAAAAATACATTTATCCCGACGATTTCACATATGGGTATCTATTTAGGGAACAATGAATTTATCCATGCGGGATCGAAAGGTATTACGATTTCTAATGTTCAGGAAAAATATTGGGCTGAGCGCTTTGTCGCGTATAAACGACTTAATAATTTAAAATAA
- the secA2 gene encoding accessory Sec system translocase SecA2, with amino-acid sequence MFSIFKRNKEQTSARELKRYYKTVEQINSLEATYSPMSDEELRNMTFTFKERLENGTELVDIIPDAFAVVREASKRVLNMRHFDVQLIGGLVLTEGNIAEMPTGEGKTLVASLPSYVRALEGKGVHVITVNDYLAKRDFELIGQIHRFLGLTVGLNVPMMEPGDKKEAYNADITYGVGTEFGFDYLRDNMAHTIGDKVQRPYHFAIIDEVDSVLIDEAKTPLIIAGKMGANEELHRIAAMLAKRFKVEEDYDFDDETKATSLTDQGIEKVEAAFGVDNLYDLEHQTLYHYVIQAVRAHVMFERDVDYIVREDKIELVDMFTGRIMEGRSLSDGLHQAIEAKEGVTITEENKAQAQVTIQNYFRMYPKLSGMTGTAKTQEKEILEVYGMRVIQIPTNRPRRRLDQPDIVFETIEQKYEYVAQEVLRRHKNGQPVLVGTTSILQSEKVADYLKKHGLQFQLLNAKTVEQEVELISEAGQKSRITVATNMAGRGTDIVLGEGVEELGGLFVIGTEKHESRRVDNQLRGRSGRQGDLGESQFILSIEDDMFKRFAKDDVEKFRKKMTTNEIGLIQNKEVTELIERTQRIVEGAHFSMREYNLKLDDVINEQRRIVYDLRDRVLRNEDIIPLLVRMMYETVDFAVRENAPEDKDVAEWDFDKMEKTVNSLFIEPVKVDRDETKVKNLLDTMDPPVKQLKAVIESFEENEQIMAVIPKVMLSFIDHMWVKHLEQMAHLKEGIGLRHYQQEDPMRIYQREGLELFGKNYQELRRTIVEELVTFMKNITMNVEE; translated from the coding sequence ATGTTCTCAATTTTCAAACGTAATAAAGAGCAAACAAGTGCTCGAGAGCTCAAGAGATACTACAAAACAGTAGAGCAGATCAACAGCCTCGAAGCAACATATAGTCCCATGTCTGACGAAGAACTTCGCAATATGACATTTACATTTAAAGAACGTCTAGAAAACGGAACAGAACTTGTTGATATTATTCCTGACGCATTTGCTGTTGTCCGTGAAGCTTCTAAACGCGTATTAAACATGCGCCACTTTGATGTGCAGCTAATCGGTGGTCTTGTACTTACTGAAGGTAATATTGCCGAAATGCCGACTGGTGAAGGTAAAACACTTGTTGCCTCACTTCCATCTTATGTCCGCGCATTGGAGGGTAAAGGTGTACATGTTATTACGGTAAACGATTACCTTGCAAAACGTGACTTCGAATTAATCGGTCAAATCCACCGTTTCCTAGGGTTAACAGTCGGACTGAATGTTCCGATGATGGAACCAGGAGATAAAAAGGAAGCGTATAATGCGGATATTACATACGGTGTCGGGACGGAATTCGGTTTCGATTATTTACGTGATAATATGGCCCATACAATTGGCGATAAAGTACAGCGACCATACCACTTCGCAATTATCGATGAAGTGGATTCTGTATTGATCGACGAAGCGAAAACACCTTTAATCATTGCTGGTAAAATGGGGGCAAACGAAGAACTGCATCGCATTGCTGCAATGTTAGCGAAACGTTTCAAAGTTGAGGAAGATTATGATTTCGATGACGAAACAAAAGCAACTTCGTTAACTGATCAAGGAATTGAAAAAGTTGAAGCGGCTTTTGGTGTTGATAACTTATACGATTTGGAACATCAAACACTATACCATTACGTAATTCAGGCAGTACGTGCACACGTTATGTTTGAACGTGACGTTGATTACATCGTACGTGAAGACAAAATTGAATTAGTTGATATGTTTACTGGCCGTATAATGGAAGGACGCTCCCTTTCGGACGGTTTACACCAGGCGATTGAAGCGAAAGAAGGCGTGACAATCACTGAGGAAAACAAAGCACAGGCCCAAGTAACAATTCAGAACTATTTCCGTATGTACCCTAAATTATCAGGGATGACAGGTACTGCAAAAACTCAGGAAAAAGAAATTTTAGAAGTTTACGGTATGCGTGTTATTCAAATACCGACAAACCGTCCGCGTCGTCGCTTGGACCAGCCGGATATCGTATTTGAAACAATCGAGCAAAAATACGAATATGTGGCTCAGGAAGTATTGCGCCGTCATAAAAATGGACAGCCAGTACTAGTAGGAACAACTTCTATTCTACAATCCGAAAAAGTAGCGGATTACTTGAAAAAACACGGATTACAGTTCCAATTATTAAATGCGAAAACAGTCGAACAAGAGGTTGAATTAATCTCGGAAGCAGGACAAAAAAGTCGTATTACCGTTGCTACAAATATGGCTGGACGTGGTACGGATATCGTATTAGGTGAAGGCGTTGAAGAGCTTGGCGGTTTATTTGTAATCGGTACTGAAAAGCATGAAAGCCGTCGTGTAGATAACCAGTTGCGTGGACGCTCCGGTCGTCAAGGGGATTTAGGAGAAAGTCAGTTCATCCTTTCGATTGAAGACGACATGTTCAAGCGTTTTGCTAAAGATGATGTCGAGAAGTTCCGCAAGAAAATGACAACGAATGAAATCGGGTTAATTCAAAATAAAGAAGTGACAGAGCTGATCGAACGTACACAACGTATCGTTGAAGGCGCTCACTTCTCAATGCGTGAATACAATTTAAAACTGGACGATGTTATTAATGAACAACGTCGTATTGTGTATGATTTACGTGACAGAGTCTTGAGAAATGAGGATATTATTCCTCTGTTAGTTCGAATGATGTATGAAACGGTGGACTTTGCTGTTCGTGAAAATGCACCCGAGGATAAAGATGTTGCTGAGTGGGACTTCGATAAAATGGAGAAAACCGTCAATTCCTTATTTATTGAACCAGTCAAAGTAGATCGTGATGAAACAAAGGTCAAAAATTTACTAGATACAATGGATCCCCCAGTTAAGCAATTAAAAGCGGTAATTGAAAGCTTTGAGGAAAATGAACAAATTATGGCGGTTATTCCTAAGGTAATGCTAAGTTTCATCGATCATATGTGGGTAAAACATTTAGAACAAATGGCTCACTTAAAAGAAGGCATCGGGTTACGTCATTATCAGCAGGAAGATCCAATGCGTATTTATCAACGCGAAGGATTAGAATTATTCGGTAAAAACTATCAGGAACTTCGCCGCACAATTGTAGAAGAGCTTGTAACATTTATGAAAAACATTACGATGAATGTGGAGGAATAG
- a CDS encoding YigZ family protein: protein MRNNYITVKGYGESEIIISKSRFLTYVERVETEEEAILFIDKIKKMHASATHNCSCYMIGEHDQIQKANDDGEPSGTAGVPMLEVLKKQGLKDTVVVVTRYFGGIKLGGGGLIRAYSKATTEGIAAAQVIERKLHYLMKIGIDYVWLGKIENEIRGSHYPLHDIQYAENVEIYVHVLKEDEQTFIDWITELTNGQAVITQEDALFIEFLKE from the coding sequence ATGAGAAATAACTACATTACAGTAAAAGGTTACGGAGAATCAGAAATCATCATATCCAAATCGCGTTTTTTAACTTATGTAGAACGCGTCGAAACAGAAGAAGAAGCGATTCTCTTTATTGATAAAATAAAAAAGATGCATGCATCGGCTACCCATAACTGCTCCTGCTATATGATCGGGGAGCATGATCAGATCCAAAAAGCGAATGATGACGGGGAACCTAGTGGTACTGCAGGCGTCCCTATGTTAGAAGTTCTGAAAAAACAGGGCTTAAAAGATACGGTCGTTGTCGTCACTCGTTATTTCGGCGGCATAAAGCTAGGCGGAGGCGGTTTAATCCGCGCCTACAGTAAAGCAACGACAGAAGGTATCGCAGCTGCTCAAGTTATTGAGCGAAAATTACATTATTTAATGAAAATTGGGATTGATTATGTGTGGTTGGGGAAAATAGAAAATGAGATACGCGGTTCCCACTACCCTCTTCATGATATTCAGTATGCTGAAAATGTAGAAATTTATGTACACGTTTTAAAAGAAGATGAGCAAACTTTCATTGACTGGATTACAGAACTGACAAATGGCCAGGCTGTGATCACACAAGAAGATGCACTTTTTATCGAGTTTTTGAAAGAATAG
- a CDS encoding response regulator transcription factor, whose translation MTKIIIVDDHQLFREGVKRILDFEDTFEVVAEGDDGTDIVNLYEKNEPDVVLMDINMPGKNGVEATADLLAVYPDAKVMVLSIHDDESYVTHALKSGALGYMLKEMDADEIVEAIKVVSNGGSYLHPKVTKNLVAEFRRLSEHENKGNFHQTEIRRPFHLLTKRECEVLQLLTDGQSNRTIGETLFISEKTVKNHVSSILQKMNVNDRTQAVVTAIKNGWVEVR comes from the coding sequence ATGACGAAAATTATTATTGTAGATGATCACCAATTATTCCGTGAAGGGGTAAAACGTATTTTAGATTTTGAAGATACATTCGAGGTTGTTGCTGAAGGTGATGACGGTACAGATATCGTAAACTTATATGAAAAAAACGAACCGGATGTTGTATTAATGGATATTAATATGCCGGGCAAAAACGGTGTAGAGGCAACAGCCGATTTACTTGCTGTATATCCGGATGCGAAAGTAATGGTTTTATCGATTCATGATGACGAATCATATGTAACACACGCATTAAAATCAGGTGCACTTGGCTATATGCTGAAAGAAATGGATGCCGATGAAATCGTTGAAGCGATTAAAGTTGTTTCTAACGGTGGTTCTTACCTGCACCCGAAAGTAACAAAAAATCTGGTTGCGGAATTCCGTCGACTATCAGAGCACGAAAATAAAGGTAATTTCCATCAAACAGAAATTCGCCGCCCATTCCATTTATTAACGAAGCGTGAATGTGAAGTGCTTCAATTATTAACAGATGGCCAATCGAACCGTACAATCGGTGAGACATTATTCATCTCGGAAAAAACAGTTAAAAACCATGTATCAAGTATTTTACAAAAAATGAATGTTAATGACCGTACACAAGCAGTAGTAACAGCCATCAAAAACGGCTGGGTAGAAGTACGTTAA
- a CDS encoding nuclear transport factor 2 family protein, translated as MKKWLVAVLAVFVLAACGNEQEASPENLQKTIDEGTVGFEMMGDSIQEEADVPEEEKNNIISAFNEYIAAFNEKDLERYKNIISKNASGFNYDEDIEAVSDVFNQYDVKRTAEDITIVKYSDDEAQVFSNLTTETKEIDTGAELSGVGRQVTVLKKEDGWKVSSIYYIGSE; from the coding sequence ATGAAAAAATGGTTGGTAGCTGTACTAGCGGTTTTTGTACTGGCAGCTTGCGGGAATGAACAAGAAGCTTCACCTGAAAATCTGCAGAAAACGATCGACGAAGGTACTGTAGGCTTTGAAATGATGGGTGATTCAATTCAGGAAGAGGCAGATGTCCCGGAGGAAGAAAAAAATAATATTATATCTGCGTTTAATGAATATATTGCAGCCTTTAATGAAAAAGATTTAGAACGTTATAAAAATATAATTTCCAAAAATGCGTCAGGTTTTAATTATGACGAAGATATCGAAGCGGTCTCCGACGTGTTTAATCAATATGATGTAAAACGTACGGCCGAAGATATTACGATTGTAAAATACAGCGACGATGAAGCCCAAGTATTTTCCAATTTAACGACAGAAACGAAAGAAATCGATACAGGTGCAGAACTATCCGGTGTCGGCCGTCAAGTAACGGTTTTAAAGAAGGAAGACGGTTGGAAAGTTTCGAGCATCTATTATATCGGCAGTGAATAA